Proteins encoded within one genomic window of Aerococcus viridans:
- the trmB gene encoding tRNA (guanosine(46)-N7)-methyltransferase TrmB has translation MRVRNKPWAKDAMAEHREYVILEPETMQGKWQAEFKNDHPVHLEVGTGKGQFIIEMARRNPDVNFIGLELQDSVLVMAMEKALEGELLPNLRFILGNALELSSYFKEGEVAKLFLNFSDPWPKARHAKRRLTFKTFLDQYKHVLQTDGFLQFKTDNQGLFEYSLTSMSQYGMDFLEISLNLHESDIEGNVQTEYEEKFSARGFRINYMLAKFK, from the coding sequence ATGCGCGTAAGAAATAAACCGTGGGCAAAGGATGCCATGGCAGAACATAGAGAATATGTCATTTTAGAACCGGAAACAATGCAGGGGAAATGGCAAGCTGAATTTAAAAACGACCATCCTGTTCATTTAGAAGTGGGAACTGGTAAGGGTCAATTCATTATTGAGATGGCCCGCCGTAATCCAGATGTGAACTTTATTGGTCTTGAGTTACAAGATTCAGTATTAGTGATGGCGATGGAGAAAGCTTTGGAAGGTGAATTGTTACCTAATTTACGCTTTATTTTAGGGAATGCCCTTGAACTATCTTCATATTTTAAAGAGGGTGAAGTGGCCAAGTTATTCTTAAACTTCTCTGATCCATGGCCAAAAGCCCGTCATGCGAAACGTCGTTTGACTTTCAAAACCTTCTTGGACCAATATAAACATGTTTTGCAAACAGATGGTTTTCTGCAATTCAAAACGGATAACCAAGGATTATTTGAATATTCACTGACTTCAATGTCACAGTATGGCATGGATTTCTTAGAAATTTCATTGAACTTGCATGAGTCGGATATTGAAGGCAATGTGCAAACAGAGTACGAAGAAAAATTCTCAGCCCGTGGTTTTAGAATTAACTATATGTTGGCTAAATTTAAATAA
- the ytpR gene encoding YtpR family tRNA-binding protein yields the protein MWISIYNRDGVGDVIMFSKGTLTRDRIATTTVGDVTRIFNNETKETMGYNIQNISKMIQIEGKGRVHLSQTQLDLINQSLYEQGFDTIPFDDNPRLVVAEVLEVKDLEGSDHLHITQTKISPDEVVQIVCGAPNVREGMFVVAALPGAVMPNGQVIWEGELRGVSSYGMLTSAFELGVDPEHVRKGILEIKNDVPVGTSFDKINSEHFVDA from the coding sequence ATGTGGATTAGTATATATAATCGAGATGGTGTCGGTGACGTTATCATGTTTTCCAAAGGGACATTAACGAGAGACCGTATTGCGACTACAACAGTTGGAGATGTGACGCGTATTTTCAATAATGAAACGAAAGAAACAATGGGTTACAACATCCAAAATATTTCTAAGATGATTCAAATTGAAGGAAAGGGACGTGTTCATTTAAGTCAAACACAATTAGACTTAATCAACCAATCCTTATATGAACAAGGTTTTGATACTATTCCTTTCGATGATAATCCGCGTTTAGTCGTGGCTGAGGTTTTAGAAGTGAAGGATTTAGAAGGTTCTGACCACTTGCATATTACGCAAACCAAAATTAGTCCAGATGAGGTTGTTCAAATTGTTTGTGGTGCGCCAAATGTCCGAGAAGGGATGTTTGTAGTAGCGGCTTTACCAGGTGCTGTAATGCCAAATGGTCAAGTGATTTGGGAAGGTGAACTGCGTGGCGTTTCAAGCTACGGTATGTTAACTTCTGCATTTGAATTAGGTGTCGACCCTGAACATGTACGAAAAGGTATCCTTGAAATTAAAAATGACGTGCCAGTTGGGACTTCATTTGATAAAATTAACAGTGAACATTTCGTTGACGCTTAG
- the murC gene encoding UDP-N-acetylmuramate--L-alanine ligase: MNKELTYHFTGIKGSGMSALALILHNMGYKVQGSDQETYFFTQRGLEKAGIELLPFNADNIQEGMFIICGNAFGDDHPEVVRAKELGLDVMRYHFFLGELIKDYTSVAITGSHGKTSTTGLMAHVMRGLHPTNFLIGDGTGAGQEDAEYFVLEADEYRKHFLAYHPDYAIFTNIDFDHPDYYENIDQVFAANTTFAHQVKKKVIAYGGDAYLRQFADQSDIDVWYYGLEGGDNHIVASNVDLATDGSHFDVHVMGEFYGHFDIPTFGEHNVMNALSVIGFCYLENFPADRVAEELRTFGGVKRRFSEKKIGDMTLIDDYAHHPSEIKATINAARQKYPNKKIVSVFQPHTFSRTIALMDEFAGALDLSDDVYLCEIFASAREKDNKQVSVSDLANKVTKPVQVLPLENVSPLLDYDDAVMIFMGAGDIMKFAYAYEDLLADSQSTIH, translated from the coding sequence ATGAATAAAGAATTAACGTATCACTTCACAGGGATCAAAGGATCAGGTATGAGTGCCTTAGCCTTAATCTTGCATAATATGGGCTACAAGGTTCAGGGTTCAGACCAAGAAACTTACTTCTTTACCCAACGGGGTTTAGAAAAAGCTGGTATTGAATTACTACCTTTTAACGCTGACAACATCCAAGAAGGTATGTTTATCATTTGCGGCAACGCTTTTGGCGATGACCATCCTGAAGTTGTCCGTGCGAAAGAATTAGGTCTTGACGTGATGCGCTACCATTTCTTCCTTGGTGAATTAATCAAAGACTACACTAGTGTAGCGATTACTGGTTCTCACGGGAAAACTTCTACCACTGGTTTGATGGCACACGTGATGCGTGGTTTACATCCAACAAACTTCCTAATCGGTGATGGTACTGGTGCTGGTCAAGAAGACGCTGAATACTTTGTATTAGAAGCGGACGAATACCGTAAACATTTCTTAGCTTACCACCCAGACTACGCGATTTTTACTAATATCGATTTTGACCACCCTGACTACTATGAAAACATTGATCAAGTATTTGCAGCGAATACAACTTTCGCCCACCAAGTGAAGAAAAAAGTGATTGCATACGGTGGCGATGCTTACTTACGTCAATTTGCTGACCAATCTGACATAGATGTTTGGTACTACGGGCTTGAAGGTGGTGACAACCATATTGTGGCTTCAAATGTTGATCTAGCTACTGATGGGTCTCATTTTGATGTGCATGTAATGGGTGAATTCTATGGTCATTTTGACATTCCAACATTCGGTGAACACAATGTGATGAATGCCTTATCTGTCATTGGTTTCTGCTACCTCGAAAACTTCCCAGCAGACCGTGTTGCGGAAGAATTACGTACTTTTGGTGGGGTTAAACGTCGTTTCTCTGAGAAGAAAATTGGCGATATGACTTTAATTGATGACTATGCTCACCATCCATCAGAAATTAAAGCGACGATAAATGCTGCCCGGCAAAAATACCCGAACAAGAAGATTGTTTCTGTCTTCCAACCACATACTTTCAGCCGTACCATCGCTTTAATGGACGAATTTGCGGGTGCTTTGGACTTGTCAGATGACGTATACTTATGCGAAATTTTCGCTTCTGCGCGTGAGAAAGACAACAAGCAAGTGTCTGTTTCTGACCTAGCTAACAAGGTAACAAAACCTGTTCAAGTATTACCATTGGAAAATGTATCACCATTATTAGACTATGATGATGCAGTCATGATCTTTATGGGTGCTGGCGATATCATGAAGTTCGCTTACGCTTATGAAGACCTATTGGCAGACAGCCAATCAACTATCCACTAG
- a CDS encoding magnesium transporter CorA family protein encodes MVYRKVIQFDQEDRFQDDLANEVKELTWLHYENPDKGEVRQVIEDYHLPVHFGEYVYDQFETSWIEYYRNDAGDLFTYIIIQYPYGHEVISENTYHTAPLVIVMGQDLVMTFMNHTNLPFMLDIQRLNFPSDFPMTSAYAFVMYMFYEVAQAHIDAVTIMHGLIKQAEEEARHSTKNNVSYALININKGLVYLSTAVHNNANTLSRINQYINQLENDTRYHERVLNRVQIEMNQAVTMIENDMAVIDKLNDMLSNVISNNLNDVMKRLTVITIIMTVPTITAGLWGMNVALPLEDNVHGFSIILVGSIILSVIIYFIIDRINLFK; translated from the coding sequence ATGGTTTACCGAAAAGTGATTCAGTTTGACCAAGAGGACCGATTTCAAGATGACTTGGCCAATGAAGTCAAGGAATTAACCTGGTTGCATTATGAAAATCCGGATAAGGGGGAAGTGCGACAGGTGATTGAAGACTACCACTTGCCAGTCCATTTCGGGGAGTATGTCTATGACCAGTTTGAAACGTCTTGGATTGAGTATTACCGAAATGATGCCGGGGACCTATTTACCTATATCATTATCCAGTATCCCTATGGTCATGAGGTAATTAGCGAGAATACCTATCATACAGCCCCACTAGTGATTGTCATGGGGCAGGATTTGGTGATGACTTTTATGAACCATACCAACTTGCCTTTTATGTTGGATATCCAGCGGTTAAATTTTCCTTCTGACTTTCCGATGACCTCTGCCTACGCCTTTGTCATGTACATGTTTTATGAGGTGGCTCAGGCCCATATCGATGCGGTCACCATAATGCATGGCTTGATTAAGCAAGCTGAGGAGGAGGCTCGTCATTCTACTAAAAACAACGTGTCTTATGCCTTAATCAACATCAACAAGGGTCTCGTTTACTTATCCACCGCGGTCCATAATAACGCCAACACTTTGAGCCGGATTAACCAATACATTAACCAATTGGAAAATGATACTCGCTACCACGAAAGGGTCCTTAATAGAGTACAAATCGAGATGAACCAGGCAGTAACCATGATTGAAAACGACATGGCGGTCATTGATAAACTGAACGATATGCTGTCGAATGTCATTTCAAATAACTTGAACGATGTCATGAAACGGCTAACGGTTATCACCATTATTATGACCGTGCCGACGATTACAGCAGGTCTTTGGGGGATGAACGTGGCTTTACCCCTTGAAGATAATGTCCACGGTTTTTCCATTATTTTAGTTGGTTCGATTATCTTGTCGGTTATTATTTATTTTATTATTGACCGGATCAATCTGTTTAAATGA
- a CDS encoding UTP--glucose-1-phosphate uridylyltransferase: MAKQQIKKAVIPAGGLGTRFLPATKAMAKEIIPILDKPSIQFIVEEAIESGIEEILIITGRNKRSVEDHFDANFDLEDNLKQKHKDKLLKMVEDTSLLNIQFKRQHHPKGLGDAIYQAKSFVGDEPFLLLLGDDITVSAPGEKPLSKQMMDRYQDHLDDDAVLVAGATIPAKEMSSYGIMTTSGNGEAGIYNIDKFEEKPQNETEEKLAAIGRYILPPEIFDAIEAIPENSFSGELELTDAINHLAKGDKLKAYDYQGEWYEVGEPLGLLKASIQFALRHEETADGFREYLKNDIIPTLK, from the coding sequence ATGGCTAAACAACAGATTAAAAAAGCAGTAATTCCAGCTGGTGGTTTAGGAACGCGTTTCTTACCAGCGACTAAAGCGATGGCGAAAGAGATTATTCCAATCTTAGATAAACCATCCATTCAGTTTATTGTTGAAGAGGCAATTGAAAGTGGTATTGAAGAGATTTTAATTATTACCGGACGTAACAAACGTTCAGTAGAAGACCATTTTGATGCAAACTTTGATTTAGAAGACAACTTGAAGCAAAAACACAAAGATAAGCTGTTGAAGATGGTTGAAGACACGTCATTATTGAATATTCAATTCAAACGTCAGCACCATCCAAAAGGGTTAGGGGACGCTATTTACCAAGCAAAATCATTTGTTGGTGACGAACCCTTCTTATTATTATTAGGAGACGACATCACGGTGAGTGCGCCAGGTGAAAAACCATTATCAAAACAAATGATGGATCGCTACCAAGACCACCTAGATGATGATGCGGTATTGGTTGCCGGTGCAACTATTCCAGCTAAAGAAATGTCTTCTTACGGAATTATGACGACTTCTGGTAACGGTGAAGCGGGTATCTACAATATCGATAAGTTTGAAGAAAAACCGCAAAATGAAACCGAAGAAAAATTAGCGGCGATTGGTCGTTATATTTTACCACCAGAAATTTTCGATGCCATCGAAGCTATTCCTGAAAATTCCTTCTCAGGTGAGCTTGAATTAACAGATGCCATCAATCACTTAGCTAAAGGCGACAAGTTAAAAGCCTATGATTATCAAGGTGAATGGTATGAAGTTGGCGAACCATTAGGTTTACTAAAAGCCAGCATTCAATTCGCCTTACGTCACGAAGAAACAGCAGACGGTTTCCGTGAATACTTGAAAAATGATATTATCCCAACATTGAAATAA
- a CDS encoding alkaline phosphatase, with protein sequence MVASNEQFPHQPKNIIFMVSDGMSVSLASAYREYLHQDVGHFRNPSIFNQYLVGQQSTYSFDPWATITDSAASSTAMATGVKTMNGVIGLDKQLSRVDSALEIAKLNNKNTGIVVTAEISHATPAGFAAHVESRLDYFDIADQYLDDTIEGKQKIDVMLGGGRKHFIRPDRNLAQEFENLGYDIVHTKHELFNSHNPQVLGLFSEFGIPMAIDRWSNVTPSLGEMVHSAIRRLDTSDEGFFLMVEGSQIDWAAHHKDVVGIMSEIDDFAGAFQVAIDFAKQDGDTLVIATSDHATGGMTMGANNIDSWLPDYIRKVKATPQHIAELTQETNDWVEVIRRNIQFELSSTEKNQLRSIYHTYVYTYEEKVSRLTQAIRDIVDRRSNTGWTTGNHTGEDVNVYAYGPGSDYFRGWHENAETGQLLKILAAGLSPDDDNY encoded by the coding sequence ATGGTAGCTAGTAATGAGCAATTTCCCCACCAACCGAAGAACATTATTTTCATGGTGTCCGACGGGATGAGCGTTTCACTCGCCTCAGCCTACCGGGAATACCTTCATCAAGATGTTGGTCACTTTAGAAACCCAAGCATCTTTAACCAATACTTGGTTGGCCAACAATCCACTTATTCCTTTGATCCTTGGGCGACGATTACCGATTCTGCCGCCTCTTCAACAGCCATGGCGACTGGCGTCAAAACCATGAATGGCGTCATTGGCCTAGACAAACAATTGAGCCGGGTAGACTCTGCTTTAGAGATTGCCAAATTGAACAATAAAAATACAGGGATTGTCGTGACCGCTGAAATCAGCCACGCAACGCCTGCAGGTTTTGCGGCCCATGTAGAAAGCCGCTTAGATTATTTTGATATTGCTGACCAATACTTAGACGATACTATTGAAGGCAAGCAAAAAATTGACGTCATGCTCGGTGGCGGTCGTAAACATTTTATCCGCCCAGACCGAAATTTAGCTCAGGAATTTGAAAATCTTGGCTATGATATCGTTCATACTAAGCATGAACTATTTAATTCCCATAACCCACAAGTCCTTGGCTTATTCTCCGAATTTGGGATTCCAATGGCCATTGATCGTTGGTCAAATGTGACCCCTAGTCTTGGTGAAATGGTCCATTCTGCCATCCGCCGATTGGATACGAGTGATGAAGGATTCTTCCTAATGGTTGAAGGGAGTCAAATTGACTGGGCTGCCCACCATAAAGATGTGGTTGGGATCATGAGTGAAATTGATGATTTCGCCGGTGCCTTTCAAGTGGCTATCGATTTCGCCAAGCAAGACGGAGATACCCTTGTCATTGCAACGTCTGACCATGCGACAGGTGGGATGACTATGGGGGCTAATAATATCGATTCTTGGTTGCCTGACTATATTCGAAAAGTCAAAGCAACTCCTCAACACATTGCTGAGCTGACCCAAGAAACTAATGACTGGGTTGAAGTGATTCGTCGTAACATCCAATTTGAATTATCTTCTACTGAGAAAAACCAGTTACGGTCTATCTACCATACTTATGTCTATACTTACGAAGAAAAGGTCAGCCGCTTGACCCAAGCCATTCGAGATATTGTAGACCGCCGTTCTAATACGGGCTGGACAACAGGTAACCATACGGGTGAAGACGTCAATGTCTATGCTTATGGACCCGGGTCTGACTACTTTAGAGGCTGGCATGAAAATGCTGAAACCGGCCAACTATTGAAAATATTAGCCGCTGGCTTATCACCAGATGACGATAATTATTAA
- a CDS encoding nucleoid-associated protein, with protein sequence MLRIDAAVLHIFDTNTNEAVLSQTLLDHKEQYMIEYIDKMITKIMYTAQQKVGKLPDRSPAKKILVGMNQAENFLHGTQKLTNRFFNFTKLNPDIKPADLLWTGFWLDEAYFIGMFKLNHNESYTHYVEYDQDNLKNDLIINRAILPSPTQAIDEGFLYCIDTEEYFLIEKKHLIEEYGERINYLSEIFLDIQTNPSMKESVNIIKKAIAKTAKKFGEDDYQDLAEVKQILYDTIHETQAIDNQAIAEVMYGDNFSRKQAYFEETKEQGLADETPYMPELLGNNMQRQKFKFENGIELSIPLDLFNDPEVVEIKNNPDGTLSVEIKNIEKIKNMF encoded by the coding sequence ATGTTACGGATTGATGCCGCAGTTTTACATATCTTTGATACCAACACCAACGAAGCGGTCTTATCACAGACACTTTTAGACCATAAAGAGCAATATATGATTGAATATATTGACAAAATGATAACTAAAATCATGTATACGGCACAGCAAAAAGTAGGCAAGCTACCTGATAGAAGTCCAGCTAAGAAAATTTTAGTAGGCATGAATCAAGCGGAAAACTTCCTACATGGCACACAAAAACTGACCAACCGTTTTTTCAATTTCACAAAATTAAACCCGGATATCAAACCAGCAGATTTACTGTGGACAGGATTCTGGCTAGACGAAGCCTATTTTATCGGCATGTTCAAGTTAAACCACAACGAATCCTACACCCACTACGTAGAGTATGACCAGGACAACTTGAAAAATGACCTGATTATCAACCGCGCCATTCTGCCTAGCCCAACCCAAGCTATCGACGAAGGATTCTTATACTGCATCGATACAGAAGAGTACTTCTTAATTGAGAAGAAACATCTGATCGAAGAATACGGGGAGCGGATTAACTATCTAAGTGAAATCTTCTTGGATATCCAAACCAACCCAAGTATGAAAGAATCAGTGAACATCATCAAAAAAGCTATCGCTAAAACCGCCAAGAAATTTGGGGAAGATGACTATCAAGACCTGGCCGAGGTAAAACAAATCCTGTATGACACTATTCATGAAACACAAGCGATTGATAACCAAGCGATTGCTGAAGTCATGTACGGGGATAATTTCTCCCGAAAACAAGCCTACTTTGAAGAAACCAAGGAACAAGGTTTGGCTGATGAAACACCTTATATGCCGGAACTTTTAGGGAACAACATGCAACGCCAAAAATTCAAGTTTGAAAACGGAATTGAATTATCTATTCCCTTAGACTTGTTTAATGACCCAGAAGTGGTTGAAATCAAAAACAACCCGGATGGCACACTGTCAGTCGAAATTAAAAATATCGAAAAAATCAAAAACATGTTCTAG
- a CDS encoding M3 family oligoendopeptidase: protein MKYNDTWDLDAMYQGGVTGNAFQEALETLVQKRDALIKDMQAFDINATGAPATFADIIDQADQYLNHFTTLITYAQMASDADMRDEAASAAINKVATLNQAYEIARKGLDKQLATLSDAEFQDFLAEPRLAEIAFTLEEDRRDAKRLLDDQAEALLSELQIDGLSGWSNTYSTTASVMTISVDLDDGHHDYSVGQAMNNMYADPNPENRAKIFAAWEETFAQYGPVFADILNHLAGYRLTTQKAHGYNDFMEEPLEYNRIKGETVEAMWQAVAANKDTFVQFLNRKKALLGLETLNWQDVDAPLDFEDTKPTTFTYDEAADFVVENFRTFGDKLADFAQSAIDKRWIEAEDRPGKRPGGYCTETINEDETRIFMTFTGSRNDTSTLAHELGHAFHSDVLTSEAPSNQAYAMNVAETASTFAETIVANANLKQAKSKSERLQLLNAKMENAIAMFMNIRSRFLFETAFYTERQDGFVSESRLNELMTQAQEEAFGGAINDLHPHFWASKLHFFIDDVPFYNFPYTFGYMFSLGIYAEYLKAPEGFEERYIALLKDTGRMTTEELAMKHLGADLTKPDFWQAAIDLAAADVKEFLAESEDLV, encoded by the coding sequence ATGAAATATAATGACACTTGGGATTTAGACGCCATGTATCAAGGCGGAGTGACAGGGAATGCCTTTCAAGAGGCCCTAGAAACCCTAGTCCAAAAACGAGATGCCTTAATCAAAGACATGCAGGCATTTGATATCAATGCAACAGGCGCACCAGCAACTTTTGCGGATATTATTGATCAAGCTGACCAATACTTAAACCACTTCACTACTTTAATAACCTACGCCCAAATGGCATCTGACGCAGACATGCGTGACGAGGCCGCTTCGGCAGCGATTAATAAGGTGGCGACTTTAAACCAGGCTTATGAAATTGCCCGCAAAGGGTTAGACAAACAATTGGCGACCCTAAGCGATGCCGAATTTCAGGACTTTTTAGCGGAACCACGCTTGGCTGAAATTGCCTTCACCCTTGAGGAAGACCGTCGCGATGCGAAACGCTTATTAGATGATCAAGCGGAAGCCCTTTTGTCAGAATTACAAATTGACGGCTTATCTGGTTGGTCAAATACTTATTCTACGACGGCTTCAGTGATGACGATTTCGGTCGATTTAGATGACGGCCACCACGATTATTCAGTGGGTCAGGCCATGAACAACATGTACGCTGACCCAAATCCTGAAAACCGGGCGAAAATTTTCGCTGCTTGGGAAGAAACTTTTGCCCAATACGGTCCAGTCTTCGCTGATATCTTAAACCACTTGGCTGGCTACCGTTTAACCACTCAAAAAGCTCATGGATACAATGATTTCATGGAAGAACCTCTAGAATATAACCGTATTAAAGGGGAAACTGTGGAAGCTATGTGGCAAGCTGTTGCAGCTAATAAAGATACCTTTGTCCAATTTTTAAACCGGAAAAAGGCTTTACTTGGTTTAGAAACTTTGAACTGGCAAGATGTTGATGCACCATTAGATTTCGAAGACACCAAACCAACGACCTTCACTTATGATGAGGCGGCGGACTTTGTGGTGGAAAACTTCAGAACATTTGGGGACAAGCTAGCGGACTTCGCCCAATCAGCTATAGACAAGCGGTGGATTGAAGCAGAAGACCGTCCCGGCAAGCGTCCAGGTGGTTACTGTACAGAAACCATCAATGAAGATGAGACCCGTATCTTTATGACCTTTACAGGCTCAAGAAACGATACATCAACCTTGGCCCACGAATTGGGCCACGCCTTCCACTCTGATGTGTTAACCAGTGAAGCACCGTCTAACCAAGCTTATGCGATGAATGTTGCGGAAACAGCGTCGACTTTTGCAGAAACAATTGTAGCTAACGCTAATTTAAAACAAGCCAAAAGTAAGTCAGAGCGCCTACAATTATTGAACGCGAAAATGGAAAATGCCATCGCGATGTTCATGAATATCCGGTCTCGTTTCTTATTTGAAACAGCCTTTTACACTGAGCGTCAAGACGGTTTTGTATCAGAAAGTCGCTTGAACGAATTGATGACCCAAGCTCAAGAAGAAGCCTTTGGTGGCGCCATTAATGACTTACACCCACATTTCTGGGCTAGCAAGCTGCACTTCTTCATTGATGACGTGCCATTCTATAACTTCCCATATACATTCGGCTACATGTTTAGTTTAGGTATCTATGCGGAATACTTGAAAGCACCAGAAGGATTTGAAGAGCGTTACATCGCCTTATTGAAAGATACAGGACGGATGACCACTGAAGAATTGGCCATGAAACATTTAGGCGCTGACCTAACTAAGCCAGATTTCTGGCAAGCAGCCATCGATTTAGCGGCAGCAGACGTGAAAGAATTCTTAGCTGAGTCGGAAGATTTAGTTTAA
- a CDS encoding ADP-ribosylglycohydrolase family protein, producing the protein MTTAVIGTVIGDVVGSRFERHNHKNKDFEFFTEKNHFTDDTVMTLAVADAIMDVAAQKLVLGQDNAAIEALAIASMQKLGQTYPLAGYGLNFSKWLRTVDPKPYGSYGNGAAMRIGPIGDLDLSDQDREHLARVITGISHNSEDGYLGANALAGVIATAKSQTDKDLIADKMTSYYPLDLTLDEIRPTYRFDVSCAGSIPVAFQAFLEGDSFEDVIRNAISVGGDSDTIASMAGAIASAYYQDVPDDMVVKTLTYLPDDLRAILTRWQSFVG; encoded by the coding sequence ATGACAACCGCGGTTATTGGCACCGTTATTGGCGATGTGGTGGGGTCTCGTTTTGAACGGCATAACCACAAAAATAAAGACTTTGAATTTTTTACAGAAAAGAACCATTTTACTGACGACACGGTCATGACTTTAGCGGTCGCTGACGCTATCATGGACGTGGCAGCGCAGAAATTGGTTTTGGGCCAAGACAATGCAGCTATTGAAGCCTTGGCCATTGCATCTATGCAAAAATTAGGCCAGACTTATCCGTTGGCAGGGTATGGTCTAAACTTTTCTAAATGGTTACGGACTGTTGACCCCAAGCCTTACGGTTCTTATGGAAACGGGGCAGCCATGCGGATTGGACCTATAGGCGACTTAGATTTAAGTGACCAGGACCGGGAACATTTGGCAAGGGTCATTACCGGCATTTCCCACAATTCTGAAGACGGTTATTTAGGTGCTAATGCATTGGCAGGCGTGATTGCAACAGCTAAAAGTCAGACAGATAAAGATCTGATTGCTGACAAAATGACGAGCTATTATCCACTTGATTTGACCTTGGATGAAATACGCCCAACTTACCGATTTGACGTTTCTTGCGCTGGGTCAATCCCAGTCGCCTTCCAAGCCTTTTTAGAAGGGGATTCTTTTGAAGATGTCATCCGGAATGCCATATCAGTGGGCGGAGATTCAGATACAATCGCCTCCATGGCTGGGGCCATTGCTTCCGCTTATTACCAAGACGTGCCGGATGATATGGTGGTTAAAACATTGACCTATTTGCCGGATGATCTAAGGGCGATTTTAACTAGATGGCAATCATTCGTTGGCTAG